From the genome of Ciona intestinalis chromosome 4, KH, whole genome shotgun sequence:
CCAAACATAATGTTCCGAACAAACGAAAATACTCCTGATGAAGATGGCCCTTTAATCACTGAACTCCTAACCCAAAAACCTGAATCAGGGGACGTCCTTTCAGATGTAAACGACAGCAATATGCTAAATGCTACAGACAATGATGATTTTGATATATCTGAACTAATTCAAGTGAACAGCCCTCTTAATAGGCCTGCTGACAGTGAGAAACAAACACCCAGCACCACAAGTGTCAATGAAACAACTAGTGACTCTGCTGCAAACTATTTTACCACGATTCCAACAAATGAGGAGTCCGGACTCAGTTATCTAATGGGAACATCTAACACCCCTAATGCTACtaaagaagaaaataaaacagctcCTACTcctttaaataaagaaaacaaccAACAAGTTGCCATTCCTGTGAAATTCCCAACCAGTCTTTCCTCTAAATCACTTCTAGATAATTCTGCAATTCCTGACCCCGATCACTTGAACTCAAGTATGGATATGATTCAAAATAACCTCAAGGACATTCAGAGGCGGTTAAGCAACAATGAACAGGTTGAACTGGACTATGATATCATACAAGAACTCTTTAATAACTCTGTTGATATCACACCCAATCCTGCTAATTTATTTGAGCCATCTCCAGACCTAATACCACCTGAAACTgagaataataataaaagtgCTCTTGTTCAGTACAACAATGGAACACCAGGTGTTGCAGACAGTAACCCAGACACAATTCAATTTTCCGCTGAAACTATTGGAGATATTCTAGACATGTTAAAGGAATAAGAACCACATATTCACTCATTCACTGTTAACCAGAATTATTCTTTCCTGCTGTGTTAAGTGTGTTCTTTTTCTGTTCTGTTTGCTTTAATTTCAAATGTTCCAtagttttttgtataaaaagtaCTTACCAAACCTAAAGTcgttaaatgtaatttatatcCAGTTAAAGATCccatattattttgtaaaaaaatctttgtgGTTGAAGTTCAAACTTTTTCTTAATTGCATGGCTACAGACCTAACAATTTGTTTGTGCATGCACATTTTTTACTTGACATGTGTCTTATGTTTCTGACATGtcaattatgtatatatatattaaactgcaccagaaaaaaatgctttttatttaGAGGAACATCCTGTACGATAGaagctaaaacaaaataattggCAACTCATAACGGTATAAGCTAATGTAAGCCTtgcccccccaaaaaaatgtattatttaaaataaaagcctCAATGGGTTTCATCATACATTGTTAAAGCAGACCCTTGACTGTTAGAGAGGCTCTAGTTTTATCCTGAATTTTAAGTAGGTAGACACTAGACAGcagcattttgttttatttgcacaCCTGCAAACtgtttttcaaagttttccGAACACAAAATATACCAGCAATCAGTTTTCATTTCCTTTTCTCATAAATGTCTTTGTTTTCCCAGTGGAACTCTGATTTCCGTGGATAATGGGCAACTTTTTCTACCACCTGCATTTCTTTGATGTCTTCATGTAATTGGGATATTTTTTCTTCACTTAATGTTTCAATATCCAAGTACCTTGGAACAAAGATATTAAACATCAAACAAAATGCAGCAGGTTTAACCCTGCATTTTACTTTGCTGTAATTCTTGTAAATTCAACTATACATTTGCAACAGGTGTTGAGGTTATTAAAATTGTCAACTTTTATGTAGGTCTGGTATGACACATTGACACCAAGTACTAAGTAAATGGTGTGCAATAACAGCTCGCCCGCATTTTCTTAGAAATATTAGAAACCAGATAgtgtaatgtttaaaagtaaaaacaaccaGATAgtgtaatgtttaaaagtaaaaaaaaaaaaagtctcTGGAATCTGTTTAAACTGCAAATAATGTAATTAAAACAGTGAATTGTACAATAATGATGTCTATAACAATAACATGAAACGCTTACAAAGTCACAATAACACTGTCACGTTGACAaacggtttataatttaaaaactttattacagCCTACTGTAATGAAACTACATTctagttttattaaacaaacaatatccTACTTATCCCTTTCCACTCTGAGGCCAGTCAAAGGATCCACAATTGAACCAGCACAGTAAACAATACTTTCAATCTTATGAGTTTCAACATGACGAATAGGTTTGTCCAGTTTACGAAGTAAAACTATGTCACCAACTTTTGCTTTATCACTGGGGTCGTGACTCTCCAGTGTTTCAGCTTCAGggaaaaactgaaaatgaTGATGTGAATTATAACAAAATGCAGGAAATGt
Proteins encoded in this window:
- the hsf gene encoding HSF protein (The RefSeq protein has 2 substitutions, 3 frameshifts compared to this genomic sequence); its protein translation is MDIAKGSPHFTNTVPTFLLKLINLLQEPDYKEYVSWNEDGTAFTVHDQGNFAKHVLPVYFKHNKFASFVRQLNMYGFRKVSTVMHGGIASLHDTAIQFHHPLFIRGEESLLPYIKRKVNQGGGKLFTEEISQVLDNVQDIKDTQNGISNTLSSLKRENEDLWREVVSLRQKHSHQQKVVNRLIQFLVSLVQHHGMGMKRRMPLMIDDASESSQPNKLARTDDGNSVNLNSTAVAGNPNIMFRTNENTPDEDGPLITELLTQKPEPGDVLSDVNDSNMLNATDNDDFDISELIQVNSPLNRPADSEKQTPSTTSVNETTSDSAANYFTTIPTNEESGLSYLMGTSNTPNATKEENKTAPTPLNKENNQQVAIPVKFPTSLSSKSLLDNSAIPDPDHLNSSMDMIQNNLKDIQRRLSNNEQVELDYDIIQELFNNSVDITPNPANLFEPSPDLITPETENNNKSALVQYNNGTPGVADSNPDTIQFSAETIGDILDMLKE
- the LOC100184002 gene encoding 28S ribosomal protein S17, mitochondrial-like yields the protein MDKSRFLSMSMALGKVVAKDFTNRAKVVVQLNRFNPYMNLFFPEAETLESHDPSDKAKVGDIVLLRKLDKPIRHVETHKIESIVYCAGSIVDPLTGLRVERDKYLDIETLSEEKISQLHEDIKEMQVVEKVAHYPRKSEFHWENKDIYEKRK